From a region of the Sulfuriferula plumbiphila genome:
- the guaA gene encoding glutamine-hydrolyzing GMP synthase yields MAHQKILILDFGSQYTQLIARRVRETNVYCELHSFDVDDAFIRAFNPAGIILSGGPASVTEEATPRAPQVVFELGVPVLGICYGMQTMAAQLGGAVENALHREFGYAEVRAQGHSALLRDIQDRVNEARHGLLDVWMSHGDKVTALPEGFRIIASNAATPIAGMADETRHFYGLQFHPEVTHTLQGKAIIARFVHDICGVGYDWNMPDYVEEAIGRVRSEVGSDEVILGLSGGVDSSVVAALLHRAIGGQLTCVFVDNGLLRLNEAEQVMETFAKNLGVKVIHVDASAEFMKHLSGVTEPEQKRKIIGREFVEVFQRESARLPNAKWLAQGTIYPDVIESAGAKTKKAHAIKSHHNVGGLPETLHLKLLEPLRELFKDEVRELGLALGLPHDMVYRHPFPGPGLGVRILGEVKQEYTDLLRRADAIFIEELRAAGWYEKTSQAFAVFLPVKSVGVMGDGRTYDYVVALRAVQTQDFMTAHWAELPYTLLGKVSNRIINEIRGINRVVYDISGKPPATIEWE; encoded by the coding sequence ATGGCTCACCAGAAAATCCTGATTCTCGATTTCGGCTCCCAATACACCCAACTCATCGCGCGCCGGGTGCGGGAAACCAACGTTTACTGCGAACTCCACTCGTTTGACGTGGACGACGCCTTCATCCGCGCCTTCAACCCGGCGGGGATCATCCTCTCCGGCGGTCCGGCTTCGGTCACCGAAGAAGCAACCCCGCGCGCGCCGCAAGTGGTGTTCGAGCTGGGCGTGCCGGTGCTGGGCATTTGCTATGGCATGCAGACCATGGCCGCGCAACTGGGCGGGGCGGTGGAAAACGCCCTGCACCGCGAATTTGGTTACGCTGAGGTACGCGCACAAGGGCATTCGGCGCTGCTGCGCGACATCCAGGACCGCGTTAACGAAGCCCGCCACGGCCTCCTCGACGTGTGGATGAGCCATGGCGACAAGGTCACCGCGCTGCCGGAGGGCTTCAGGATCATTGCCAGCAACGCCGCTACCCCCATCGCCGGCATGGCTGACGAAACGCGCCATTTCTACGGTTTGCAGTTCCACCCGGAAGTCACCCACACCTTGCAAGGCAAGGCCATCATCGCCCGTTTCGTGCACGACATCTGCGGCGTTGGTTATGACTGGAACATGCCTGACTATGTGGAAGAAGCCATTGGCCGGGTGCGCTCAGAGGTCGGCAGCGACGAGGTGATTCTTGGCTTGTCCGGCGGCGTGGATTCCTCCGTGGTGGCGGCGCTGCTGCATCGCGCCATCGGCGGCCAGCTCACCTGCGTGTTCGTGGACAACGGCCTGCTGCGCCTGAACGAGGCCGAACAGGTGATGGAAACCTTTGCTAAAAACCTGGGGGTGAAAGTCATCCACGTGGATGCCAGCGCGGAATTCATGAAACACCTGAGCGGCGTTACCGAGCCCGAGCAGAAGCGCAAGATTATCGGCCGCGAATTCGTGGAAGTATTCCAGCGCGAATCCGCCAGGCTGCCCAATGCGAAATGGCTGGCGCAGGGCACCATCTACCCGGACGTGATTGAATCCGCCGGCGCCAAGACCAAAAAGGCCCATGCCATCAAATCCCATCACAATGTGGGCGGGCTGCCTGAAACCCTGCATCTGAAGCTGCTGGAACCCCTGCGCGAACTGTTCAAGGACGAGGTACGGGAACTTGGCCTCGCCCTCGGCCTGCCCCATGACATGGTCTATCGCCATCCCTTCCCGGGGCCCGGCCTTGGCGTGCGCATCCTTGGCGAAGTAAAGCAGGAATATACGGATTTGCTGCGCCGCGCCGATGCGATTTTTATCGAAGAACTGCGCGCCGCCGGCTGGTACGAAAAAACCTCGCAAGCCTTTGCGGTATTCCTGCCGGTCAAATCGGTGGGCGTGATGGGCGACGGACGTACCTACGATTACGTCGTCGCGCTGCGCGCGGTGCAAACGCAAGACTTCATGACCGCACACTGGGCGGAGTTGCCCTATACGCTACTCGGCAAAGTTTCAAACCGCATCATCAACGAAATTCGCGGTATCAACCGTGTGGTCTACGATATCTCCGGCAAACCGCCGGCCACGATCGAGTGGGAATAA